One Polyangiaceae bacterium DNA window includes the following coding sequences:
- a CDS encoding DUF2251 domain-containing protein has translation MAISLAYFEYDGQTGYFYLYEVGGNECKKVVGAIRIVAESADFEEADVCVRWNASEDAVGLYIRGDLWALFDTIRHQKHGGDYRPGDRPSLPTTLSGDSTHHECAVSPLR, from the coding sequence ATGGCGATCTCGCTGGCATATTTTGAATACGATGGCCAGACAGGCTACTTCTATCTCTATGAAGTTGGGGGCAACGAGTGCAAAAAGGTCGTAGGCGCAATTCGCATCGTGGCAGAGTCGGCCGACTTTGAGGAAGCAGACGTTTGCGTGCGATGGAATGCCAGTGAAGATGCGGTTGGCCTTTACATCCGAGGAGATCTTTGGGCGTTATTTGATACGATTCGCCACCAGAAGCATGGTGGAGACTATCGGCCTGGAGATCGGCCATCGCTTCCGACGACGTTGTCCGGAGATTCGACCCATCACGAGTGTGCCGTGTCACCATTGCGATGA